The stretch of DNA ACGATTCGAGGCAGTGACATCAAATCGGACCACGTCACCGTCGACCGTAATTTTGTGTTCGACGACAACTCCGTCGTCCAGGTCACAGCGCAGTTTCAGCCACTGGTTTTGAGCATCCGCCTGAACAGGCCTGGTTGTGTGCCGAATGACGCCATCCGGATAACTCGCATGGGACCCCGGACGCATATACAGCTCGATGTACCACACCTTGATTCTGCCAGGTAAGTGGTCTCCGTCGATAACGACGTATCCGTTGTTATTTTTTTGCTCCCATGACAGCCGAAGGCCTGTTTCAGCGGGTGCCGCGACTGCGAGTGCCGGCAGCTGACTGCTGCATCCCCAGACGGAAAGGATTCCCATGATCAACATTCGTGGCAACGGTTTGCCGCGTGAGTTGGCGGTGAGTCCAAAGCGATAATTCAATTGCCGTGGTCCTCAATTCTTTTTTTCAGAATGCGAATCCCGTCTCGGTACACCTGCATCACCTGATCCGTTTCCGAATCGTTGGCAAACACCGCCTGGACACGAATCTGCTGAAGACTCTCTTCCATTTCCTGCAGCAGGCCCAGGGCGACTTCCGGCAGAAACGGTCGTTGACCGTCAACATCCAGATACACCGGGCTGGTGTGAGCATAGATCGGTCTGCCGAATTCGTTTTCCGGTCCGGGCACGGGAGTGCGGACAGCCAGCCAGCCGGGTTGATCAATCAGAATCCGGCTGTTCAGCCTGGCTTCAAAATGGCCATCGACCTGCGTTGTGGCTGAACTGTCAATGACCTCACCGTTGCGGACGATTTCCAGACGGCCAAAATCAAGACGGCCGACGATGCGGGCCGTCACATCCACTTCCCGGGGCTCCGACAGGTTAATGATGTCACCGATCGCATGTCCGTCGACGGTGAACTCCAGCAACGGACCGTTGGTGATAAACGACCGGCCGGCCTCAAGCTGCCTGAGCCAGGCCTGGCTGGTGAGCTTCCCGCTGAGCGGGACATAGACCCGGGAGAAATCATCAATGAACCAGTCCGTCCCGGTTGAGAACGGAATTCTCATCCCCAGATTCAGGTAACGGTAAAAAGACGCATCATAGCTGCTGCGAATGCCACCATCGAAAATGTTCTGAGCATCCAGGCGGCCGCCGAGCCAGCTGGGAACATCTTCGAAACCAAATTCGTTGTGGCACCAGATGATCGTGGCTCCGTCCCGGCGAGCTTCCTGAATTCCAGGCTTTAAGGGAATTCCGTCTGTCCCGCTGCGCATGATCCCGGGACCAATACTCACCGGACGAATCAGTTTCACAATATCCAGCAGCATCACGTGTCCAAAGCCCTCACCACCCACGCCAAAGTTGTGCCGATGTTCTTCTCCCGGTCGAAGGATCACATCTTTGTGTGACAGCTGATCAAGGACTTTGTCCGACAGATGCTGTTCAACAATTTCGTTGGAAATGTAAGTGGCTTCATCCGGAATACGACGCAGATGCGACAAATACACCAGTTCCAGTGCGTCTGCTTCCGGAACTTCCCGCAGGTATCGTTCCGCGGCAACCCGAGTGCGGTCCATCAGGTGCAGATGGGTATTTCCGTTT from Fuerstiella sp. encodes:
- a CDS encoding CehA/McbA family metallohydrolase; translation: MKPLKQPPAVYRLLFLVCLLSHVPVSAQESPVDPGNAERQLTIQLTDARTGSPLSGIVRITRQDTGQPVEPSELIPRKIGWQTIQAGTEVTVPAAKLRIEALRGIETELSVAEVETTENRPHKVTLKLRRFYNARQQGWRNGNTHLHLMDRTRVAAERYLREVPEADALELVYLSHLRRIPDEATYISNEIVEQHLSDKVLDQLSHKDVILRPGEEHRHNFGVGGEGFGHVMLLDIVKLIRPVSIGPGIMRSGTDGIPLKPGIQEARRDGATIIWCHNEFGFEDVPSWLGGRLDAQNIFDGGIRSSYDASFYRYLNLGMRIPFSTGTDWFIDDFSRVYVPLSGKLTSQAWLRQLEAGRSFITNGPLLEFTVDGHAIGDIINLSEPREVDVTARIVGRLDFGRLEIVRNGEVIDSSATTQVDGHFEARLNSRILIDQPGWLAVRTPVPGPENEFGRPIYAHTSPVYLDVDGQRPFLPEVALGLLQEMEESLQQIRVQAVFANDSETDQVMQVYRDGIRILKKRIEDHGN